From one Nymphalis io chromosome 19, ilAglIoxx1.1, whole genome shotgun sequence genomic stretch:
- the LOC126775798 gene encoding probable G-protein coupled receptor Mth-like 5: MHTSLTRLYILLLTLYTAKAEIGEVDLNELSEQQNSVKINKCCEPNELMVDSICRLAEQYNQSLWVPEFKTEDGKNTTVKYFRYVNGVPNCATTQQRPIFDLGKSEDKLNLLSDGHLQHLIHHEHSSDNIKDDPLITNTYSIHESIAIPQEKEPSFYIHNQDKYCLDKILITSSNATGLYALVCVPEVIINWKETSFLMKKILNPLFHAMAMILFLIVAIIYFVLPTLRDLAGNIITTINICLIVSQAADLVRIFTEYSNHISFMVTDVILYMSLLGAFFWLNSFGFYIWKTFKSRNVFLRVTDVRKYCYYSSVVWSCVGLMAAMAICAHYLLDTGIDPYKKMRLSTTIFIEDVEQETIGWLGIAVFFTPIAFTILFNLFFYITTIKVIKRINIYGRIHYKLKGCFDLFVQLFIIMTMAWIFLLLSWLNFDGLLYAHIVVNLLQAILIFYVCVVRQSHVMFLLRKSCCYAEPIPTGEWGDEMTHMNGGNY; this comes from the exons atgcacACTTCGCTTACAagattgtatattttgttattaaccCTGTATACAGCCAAAGCTGAAATCGGAGAAGTTGACTTAAACGAATTGTCAGAACAGCAGAAttcagtaaaaataaacaagtgtTGCGAACCTAACGAGCTTATGGTCGACTCTATATGCAGATTGGCTGAGCAATATAATCAAA GTCTATGGGTGCCAGAATTTAAAACAGAAGATGGCAAAAATActacagtaaaatattttcgttatgTTAATGGAGTACCAAATTGTGCAACAACACAACAAAGGCCTATTTTTGATTTGGGAAAGTCTGAAGACAA GTTGAATTTGTTATCAGATGGTCATCTTCAGCACTTAATTCATCATGAACACAGTTCTGATAATATAAAGGATGACCCGCTAATAACTAACACATACAGCATTCATGAATCCATTGCAATACCTCAAGAGAAAGAGCCCTCGTTCTATATACATAACCAAGATAAATATTGTTTGGATAAG ATACTAATAACAAGTTCAAATGCAACTGGACTATATGCATTAGTATGTGTCCCGGAAGTTATAATAAATTGGAAAGAGACAAGTTTTCTCATGAAGAAAATATTGAATCCTCTGTTTCATGCTATGGcaatgatattatttcttattgttgccattatatactttgttttacCAACATTACGTGATTTAGCTGGCAACATAATAACAACTATTAATATCTGTTTAATAGTAAGTCAAGCAGCTGACTTAGTGAGGATATTTACTGAGTACAGTAATCATATAAGCTTTATGGTTACGG atgtAATATTGTACATGAGTCTCCTGGGTGCATTCTTTTGGCTTAACAGTTTTGGTTTTTACATCTGGAAGACattcaa ATCCCGAAATGTGTTCTTAAGAGTGACAGATGTTCGAAAATACTGTTACTACTCAAGTGTAGTTTGGTCGTGTGTTGGTTTAATGGCTGCTATGGCTATATGCGCGCACTATTTACTTGATACTGGCATTGATCCATACAAAAAGATGCGACTTTCCActactatttttattgaagatGTCGAACAAGAAACAATAG gATGGCTGGGAATAGCTGTGTTTTTCACACCTATCgcttttactatattatttaatctattctTTTACATAACAACGATAAAAGTTatcaaaagaataaatatatatggaagGATTCATTACAAACTCAAAGGATG CTTTGACTTATTTGTGCAGCTATTCATAATAATGACAATGGCATGGATTTTCCTCCTTCTGTCGTGGCTTAACTTTGACGGTTTATTATACGCACACATAGTTGTAAATTTACTACaagcaatattaatattctatgtGTGTGTAGTGAGACAATCTCATGTCATGTTTCTGCTGCGAAAGAGCTGTTGTTATGCAGAGCCTATACCCACTGGGGAATGGGGAGATGAGATGACTCATATGAATGGtggtaattattaa